From Anas platyrhynchos isolate ZD024472 breed Pekin duck chromosome 16, IASCAAS_PekinDuck_T2T, whole genome shotgun sequence, a single genomic window includes:
- the LOC119718500 gene encoding disintegrin and metalloproteinase domain-containing protein 20, with product MAVRGLAEPSRRCLASILKAVVVRWLQAGHGGQAKALLLRLGVWAVLAAPLLPRAGSHRLPPGYAVHEIIRPKKLSPVVGRAALGEVSYVIRVEGENRVVHLTQTRGLVVKNLPVITYSPRGRRVVEQPHVPEECYYLGYVEGSPGSLVALSTCSGLRGRLKIGNLSYGIEPVPGSLTFQHLLYRRKMTQDKPSTCGLTDEAIQKQPGLTGIKIPSAKQDLSRRLMRTRYVEIFIVVDHQLFSYQGSNETSVMALVTDTINLSETYYYPLKIRICLIGLEMWTRGNIIKNSLDIQEVLTNFNSWVNTDLSSRMKYDVAHLFTYTDFGFTVGLAYVGSICYPGYQSGIVSHIRRDFITFSIIFTHELGHNLGMEHDKKECVCGKATKCYMTGESLNGASAFSNCSLQNFVDLLSRGDGECLNNIPEPNRFFYFKHCGNKVIDEGEQCDCGGPQHCQGNPCCYKDCRLKPGAVCSVGQCCQKCRFRAAGYKCRPEVDECDLPEYCNGTSEWCPEDLYIHDGTQCSDDGYCYRGKCATYDKQCRKVFGNEARGAPESCFKEQNTKGDRFGNCGGDGTEVAFVACEPQNALCGRLQCVNVRRIPFLEGSETIIQMPGSEGWCWGTAYRAGVDVPDIGGGLDGTKCGQEKICINKTCTDAVVRTKCDANILCQGKGVCNNLEHCHCKAGWAPPYCQFRGVGGSMDSGPPPHLRISTAEAVQNKAFGTALGIAVPVAIVLIALLIAAIRYINVITAFFTTRSCTEASETSEDEEQNTEEDDDDV from the coding sequence ATGGCCGTGCGAGGGTTGGCAGAGCCCTCACGGAGGTGTCTGGCCTCCATTTTGAAGGCTGTGGTGGTGAGGTGGCTCCAGGCAGGTCATGGCGGCCAGGCCAAAGCCCTGCTCCTCAGGCTGGGCGTTTGGGCAGTTCTGGcggctcctctcctccccagggcaggcagcCATCGGCTGCCACCCGGCTACGCTGTCCATGAGATAATCCGGCCAAAAAAGCTGTCCCCCGTGGTAGGCCGGGCAGCGTTGGGAGAGGTGTCCTATGTCATCAGGGTGGAGGGAGAGAACCGCGTCGTCCACCTCACGCAGACGCGGGGACTCGTGGTGAAAAACCTGCCGGTCATCACCTACAGCCCCCGAGGGAGGAGGGTGGTGGAGCAGCCCCATGTCCCCGAGGAGTGCTACTACCTGGGCTACGTGGAGGGCAGCCCCGGCTCCCTCGTGGCGCTGAGCACCTGCTCGGGTCTGAGGGGACGACTGAAAATTGGGAACCTGAGCTACGGCATCGAGCCCGTGCCAGGGTCCCTGACCTTCCAGCACCTTCTCTATCGACGGAAGATGACCCAGGACAAGCCTTCGACGTGTGGATTGACTGATGAAGCGATCCAAAAGCAACCAGGCTTGACGGGTATTAAAATACCTTCAGCGAAGCAAGACTTGTCTCGGAGACTGATGCGCACCAGGTATGTCGAGATCTTTATTGTGGTGGACCACCAGCTGTTTTCTTACCAAGGGAGCAACGAAACCTCTGTGATGGCTCTGGTTACAGATACGATCAATTTATCAGAAACGTACTATTATCCTCTGAAGATTCGCATCTGCCTGATTGGGCTGGAGATGTGGACACGTGGCAACATAATCAAGAACAGCCTGGATATACAAGAAGTTCTTACAAATTTTAATAGCTGGGTAAATACAGACCTTTCCAGCAGGATGAAGTATGACGTCgcacatttatttacttacacaGACTTCGGATTCACCGTTGGGCTGGCCTATGTAGGTAGCATCTGCTACCCTGGTTATCAGTCAGGTATTGTGTCTCACATACGAAGGGATTTCATAAccttttcaattattttcactCACGAGCTGGGCCACAATCTGGGGATGGAGCATGACAAaaaagagtgtgtgtgtggaaaaGCCACCAAGTGCTACATGACAGGAGAGTCGCTCAACGGCGCCTCGGCTTTCAGCAACTGCAGCCTTCAGAACTTTGTAGACCTGCTCAGCAGAGGGGACGGCGAATGCTTAAACAACATCCCCGAGCCCAacagatttttctattttaagcaTTGTGGCAACAAGGTGATAGATGAGGGAGAGCAGTGTGACTGCGGGGGGCCGCAGCACTGCCAAGGCAACCCCTGCTGCTACAAAGACTGCAGGCTGAAGCCGGGGGCTGTCTGCTCCGTTGGGCAGTGCTGTCAGAAATGCCGCTTCCGTGCTGCGGGATACAAGTGCAGGCCAGAGGTGGATGAGTGTGACTTACCCGAGTACTGCAACGGGACTTCGGAGTGGTGCCCAGAGGATCTGTACATACATGACGGGACGCAATGCAGCGACGATGGCTACTGCTACCGTGGGAAATGCGCAACCTATGACAAGCAGTGCAGAAAAGTCTTCGGGAACGAAGCTCGGGGTGCTCCAGAAAGTTGCTTCAAAGAGCAGAACACGAAAGGGGATCGATTTGGCAACTGTGGTGGTGATGGGACTGAAGTTGCTTTTGTGGCATGTGAACCCCAAAATGCTCTGTGCGGCAGGCTGCAGTGTGTGAATGTGAGGAGGATTCCCTTCCTGGAGGGGTCTGAAACCATCATTCAGATGCCAGGGTCTGAGGGGTGGTGCTGGGGCACAGCCTACCGTGCTGGCGTCGATGTACCTGATATAGGAGGAGGACTCGATGGCACCAAGTGTGGTCAGGAAAAGATCTGCATTAATAAGACGTGCACAGACGCCGTGGTCAGAACAAAGTGCGATGCAAACATTTTGTGCCAGGGGAAAGGGGTTTGCAACAACCTTGAGCACTGCCACTGCAAAGCTGGCTGGGCCCCCCCTTACTGCCAGTTCCGTGGTGTGGGAGGGAGCATGGACAGTGGCCCCCCGCCACACTTAAGAATCTCCACGGCAGAGGCTGtccaaaataaagcttttgGGACTGCGCtagggatcgctgttcctgttGCCATCGTTCTGATCGCTCTCCTCATTGCTGCAATCAGATACATCAATGTAATCACTGCGTTCTTCACTACACGTTCATGCACAGAGGCATCAGAGACTTCTGAAGATGAGGAGCAGAACACAGAAGAAGATGATGACGATGtttaa
- the LOC119718499 gene encoding disintegrin and metalloproteinase domain-containing protein 20-like: MFVFEVELGKRPLLGPFRSSWMPAPGAALLRLLPRAGDRGSSRMQPWVMPRCFLMGNGILLTLGCFLLLLPHADCSPQPTWGSAAYEIVIPRKLGPKAGKASRDSMSYVISIQRVNYTIHLRQKTNFIIKNLPIFTRDSQGKIMIEQPRVLADCYYHGYVEGIPDSMVTLTTCSGLRGLLQIGNLSYSIEPLAASPASEHLLLQREVAVPGTVIYKTPQRGRQFPGHGTAKGQLKDQGHMRYLELLVVVDKEGFDAFGGDITNVMLEVIEIINLVDGLFSSFRLRVLLAVLEIWTEKNPISITKNISEVLHNFNLWQIQQSPTHVAYDVGCLFASLDFGHSTGALYRSGKSNFASACDRKRASAVVSFAKRTYMDTAVYVAHELGYVLGIDRDDKYCRCGNASKCIMNAQSTVSYEFSNCSTRYFFDFIASGRGHCLNNIPESVTMFVPQRCGNGILELGEECDCGSEAQCELDPCCDNSCRKKEGAICTSGLCCKNCKPLPEGEVCRESTNPCDLPEYCNGISEHCPADVTKQDGTVCAEDGYCYAGKCKSRMLQCRNIFGEKAEPAPLKCYRKLNMKGDRFGNCQGDGLGTKFQKCKPENVLCGRVQCINVWHLPWLEEHSTIIQTPVDDTLCWGTDYHLGMETLDIGAIEDGTQCGVKKICINQTCILREKHLAPSCSAQSTCRGRGVCNNKGNCHCNRGWAPPNCQFFGFGGSIDSGPTPVTKNGLMNFIIRMTMLTVTGVVLTALVMDRVRKLRAHRVLSRVVGCFQARERAPEGV, translated from the coding sequence ATGTTTGTGTTCGAAGTGGAGCTGGGGAAACGGCCTCTCCTCGGGCCCTTCCGTTCCAGCTGGATGCCAGCCCCAGGAGCGGCTCTGCTTCGCCTCCTGCCCCGTGCCGGTGACCGTGGCTCCAGCCGGATGCAGCCGTGGGTCATGCCAAGGTGTTTCCTGATGGGGAATGGGATTCTCCTCACGCTGGGCTGCTTcttgctcctgctgccccacgcagactgcagcccccagcccacctgGGGCAGTGCAGCCTACGAGATAGTCATTCCAAGGAAACTTGGCCCCAAGGCAGGGAAAGCCAGCCGGGACAGCATGTCCTACGTCATCAGCATTCAGAGGGTAAATTACACCATTCACCTCAGGCAGAAGACAAACTTTATAATAAAAAACCTCCCTATATTCACTCGTGACTCTCAAGGGAAAATCATGATCGAACAGCCCCGTGTGCTAGCAGATTGCTATTACCACGGCTACGTGGAAGGCATCCCAGACTCCATGGTGACTCTGACTACCTGCTCTGGGCTCAGAGGACTGCTGCAGATTGGAAACTTGAGCTACAGCATTGAGCCCCTGGCAGCTTCCCCTGCATCTGAGCATCTTCTGTTGCAGAGGGAGGTGGCGGTTCCTGGAACGGTGATCTACAAAACGCCCCAGAGAGGCAGGCAATTTCCAGGGCATGGTACAGCAAAAGGGCAGTTAAAGGACCAGGGGCACATGCGGTATCTGGAACTCCTCGTCGTGGTGGACAAGGAAGGGTTTGACGCTTTCGGTGGAGACATAACTAACGTGATGTTGGAAGTTATTGAAATAATCAATCTGGTGGACgggctgttttcttctttccgCCTTCGCGTGTTATTAGCTGTGCTAGAGATTTGGACAGAGAAGAACCCTATCAGTATTaccaaaaacatttctgaggtccttcACAATTTTAATCTTTGGCAGATCCAGCAAAGCCCTACGCATGTTGCGTATGATGTGGGGTGTCTGTTTGCCTCGTTGGACTTTGGTCACAGCACGGGAGCGTTGTACAGGAGCGGCAAATCGAACTTCGCCAGTGCCTGTGATAGAAAACGTGCTTCTGCTGTTGTTTCGTTTGCCAAGCGGACTTACATGGACACTGCTGTCTACGTCGCCCACGAGTTAGGGTATGTCCTCGGCATTGATCGTGATGACAAGTACTGCAGGTGTGGAAACGCCTCTAAATGCATCATGAACGCACAGAGCACAGTGAGCTACGAATTCAGCAACTGCAGCACAAGGTACTTTTTTGATTTTATAGCATCAGGGCGAGGACACTGTCTGAATAACATCCCAGAATCAGTAACGATGTTTGTACCGCAGCGCTGTGGGAACGGCATCCTGGAGCTCGGGGAGGAGTGTGACTGTGGCTCAGAAGCACAGTGTGAATTGGACCCTTGCTGTGATAACAGCTGccgaaagaaagaaggagcCATTTGCACTTCTGGGCTCTGCTGCAAGAATTGCAAGCCTCTCCCAGAAGGAGAAGTGTGCAGGGAGAGCACCAATCCCTGTGACCTGCCTGAATATTGCAATGGGATATCTGAGCATTGCCCAGCGGATGTGACCAAGCAAGATGGGACAGTGTGCGCTGAGGACGGCTACTGTTACGCAGGCAAATGCAAATCACGCATGTTACAGTGTAGGAACATCTTTGGTGAGAAAGCAGAGCCCGCTCCACTAAAATGTTACAGGAAGCTGAACATGAAAGGGGATCGGTTTGGCAATTGCCAGGGAGATGGGCTAGGGACcaaatttcagaaatgtaagCCCGAAAATGTCCTGTGTGGGAGGGTGCAGTGTATCAATGTTTGGCATCTACCTTGGCTGGAAGAGCACTCAACCATCATTCAAACCCCAGTGGACGATACCTTGTGCTGGGGCACAGACTACCACTTGGGCATGGAAACCTTGGATATTGGAGCCATTGAGGATGGCACGCAGTGCGGGGTGAAGAAGATCTGCATTAACCAGACGTGCATCCTCAGGGAGAAGCACTTGgcacccagctgctctgcccagAGCACGTGCAGAGGAAGAGGCGTTTGCAACAACAAAGGCAACTGCCACTGCAACCGTGGCTGGGCACCTCCCAACTGCCAGTTTTTCGGCTTTGGGGGAAGCATCGACAGCGGGCCTACGCCAGTCACTAAAAATGGGCTTATGAATTTCATCATCAGGATGACCATGCTAACTGTTACCGGTGTGGTGCTCACAGCTCTTGTCATGGACCGTGTGAGAAAGCTCAGAGCACACCGAGTGTTAAGCAGGGTGGTCGGATGCTTTCAGGCTAGAGAACGGGCTCCTGAAGGGGTGTGA
- the MAPKAPK5 gene encoding MAP kinase-activated protein kinase 5 isoform X2 yields the protein MSGEHDMDRTIKETSILEEYNINWTQKLGAGISGPVRVCVKKSSQERFALKILLDRPKARNEVRLHMMCATHPNIVQIIEVYANSVQFPHESSPRARLLIVMEMMEGGELFHRISQHRHFTEKQASQVTKQIALALQHCHSLNIAHRDLKPENLLFKDNSLDAPVKLCDFGFAKVDQGDLMTPQFTPYYVAPQVLEAQRRHQKEKSGIIPTSPTPYTYNKSCDLWSLGVIIYVMLCGYPPFYSKHHSRTIPKDMRKKIMTGSFEFPEEEWSQISEMAKDIVRKLLKVKPEERLTIEGVLDHPWLNSTEALDNILPSAQLMMDKAMVAGIQQAHAEQLANMRIQDLKVSLKPLHSVNNPILRKRKLLGTKPKDGVYIHDPENGSNDSNVALEKLRDVIAQCILPQAGENEDEKLNEVMQEAWKYNRECKLLRDTLQSFSWNGRGFTDKVDRLKLAEIVKQVIEEQTNSHDSQ from the exons ATGTCGGGGGAGCACGACATGGACAGGACGATCAAG GAAACGTCCATTTTGGAGGAGTACAACATAAACTGGACGCAGAAGCTGGGAGCTGGCATCAGCGGTCCCGTTAG AGTCTGCGTGAAAAAATCCTCTCAGGAGCGCTTTGCACTGAAAATCCTTCTCGATCGTCCAAAAGCTAGAAACGAG GTACGTCTGCACATGATGTGTGCAACACATCCCAATATTGTTCAAATTATTGAAGTTTATGCTAACAGTGTGCAGTTCCCACATGAATCCAGCCCAAG GGCTCGGCTCCTAATTGTAATGGAGATGATGGAAGGGGGAGagctatttcacagaatcagcCAGCACCGGCACTTTACTGAGAAGCAAGCAAGCCAAGTAACAAAGCAG ATAGCTTTGGCTTTGCAGCATTGCCACTCACTAAACATTGCACATAGAGACCTCAAGCCTGAGAATCTCCTCTTCAAGGATAACTCTTTG GACGCACCTGTTAAATTGTGTGACTTTGGATTTGCCAAAGTAGACCAAGGTGACTTGATGACACCACAGTTCACTCCATATTACGTAGCACCTCAG GTATTGGAGGCACAAAGGCgacaccagaaagaaaaatctggtATTATCCCCACCTCACCGACACCTTACACTTACAACAAG AGCTGTGACTTGTGGTCCCTGGGTGTCATTATTTATGTGATGCTGTGTGGGTACCCTCCGTTCTACTCCAAACACCACAGTCGGACAATTCCCAAGGACATGCGGAAAAAGATCATGACGGGGAGTTTTGAATTTCCAGAGGAAGAGTGGAGCCAGATCTCAGAGATGGCGAAAGACATCGTGCGAAA GCTGCTGAAGGTCAAACCTGAGGAACGGCTGACCATTGAAGGTGTGCTGGACCATCCCTGGCTCAACTCCACCGAGGCACTTGATAACATCCTACCCTCTGCCCAGCTGATGATGGACAAG GCGATGGTTGCAGGTATACAACAGGCTCATGCAGAGCAACTTGCGAACATGAGAATCCAAGACCTCAAAGTCAGTCTCAAACCCCTTCACTCCGTCAACAACCCCATCCTGCGCAAAAGGAAATTGCTGGG CACTAAGCCGAAGGATGGTGTTTACATCCATGACCCGGAGAATGGAAGTAACGATTCCAATGTGGCTCTGGAAAAGCTCAGAGATGTGATTGCGCAGTGCATTCTACCGCAGGCTG GAGAGAATGAAGATGAGAAGCTGAATGAAGTGATGCAGGAGGCGTGGAAATATAATCGGGAGTGTAAGTTGCTGCGAGACACTCTTCAGAGCTTCAGCTGGAATG gcagAGGATTCACAGATAAAGTGGATCGACTAAAACTGGCAGAAATAGTAAAACAAGTTATTGAAGAGCAGACAAACTCCCATGACTCTCAATAG
- the MAPKAPK5 gene encoding MAP kinase-activated protein kinase 5 isoform X1, with product MSGEHDMDRTIKETSILEEYNINWTQKLGAGISGPVRVCVKKSSQERFALKILLDRPKARNEVRLHMMCATHPNIVQIIEVYANSVQFPHESSPRARLLIVMEMMEGGELFHRISQHRHFTEKQASQVTKQIALALQHCHSLNIAHRDLKPENLLFKDNSLDAPVKLCDFGFAKVDQGDLMTPQFTPYYVAPQVLEAQRRHQKEKSGIIPTSPTPYTYNKSCDLWSLGVIIYVMLCGYPPFYSKHHSRTIPKDMRKKIMTGSFEFPEEEWSQISEMAKDIVRKLLKVKPEERLTIEGVLDHPWLNSTEALDNILPSAQLMMDKAMVAGIQQAHAEQLANMRIQDLKVSLKPLHSVNNPILRKRKLLGTKPKDGVYIHDPENGSNDSNVALEKLRDVIAQCILPQAGKGENEDEKLNEVMQEAWKYNRECKLLRDTLQSFSWNGRGFTDKVDRLKLAEIVKQVIEEQTNSHDSQ from the exons ATGTCGGGGGAGCACGACATGGACAGGACGATCAAG GAAACGTCCATTTTGGAGGAGTACAACATAAACTGGACGCAGAAGCTGGGAGCTGGCATCAGCGGTCCCGTTAG AGTCTGCGTGAAAAAATCCTCTCAGGAGCGCTTTGCACTGAAAATCCTTCTCGATCGTCCAAAAGCTAGAAACGAG GTACGTCTGCACATGATGTGTGCAACACATCCCAATATTGTTCAAATTATTGAAGTTTATGCTAACAGTGTGCAGTTCCCACATGAATCCAGCCCAAG GGCTCGGCTCCTAATTGTAATGGAGATGATGGAAGGGGGAGagctatttcacagaatcagcCAGCACCGGCACTTTACTGAGAAGCAAGCAAGCCAAGTAACAAAGCAG ATAGCTTTGGCTTTGCAGCATTGCCACTCACTAAACATTGCACATAGAGACCTCAAGCCTGAGAATCTCCTCTTCAAGGATAACTCTTTG GACGCACCTGTTAAATTGTGTGACTTTGGATTTGCCAAAGTAGACCAAGGTGACTTGATGACACCACAGTTCACTCCATATTACGTAGCACCTCAG GTATTGGAGGCACAAAGGCgacaccagaaagaaaaatctggtATTATCCCCACCTCACCGACACCTTACACTTACAACAAG AGCTGTGACTTGTGGTCCCTGGGTGTCATTATTTATGTGATGCTGTGTGGGTACCCTCCGTTCTACTCCAAACACCACAGTCGGACAATTCCCAAGGACATGCGGAAAAAGATCATGACGGGGAGTTTTGAATTTCCAGAGGAAGAGTGGAGCCAGATCTCAGAGATGGCGAAAGACATCGTGCGAAA GCTGCTGAAGGTCAAACCTGAGGAACGGCTGACCATTGAAGGTGTGCTGGACCATCCCTGGCTCAACTCCACCGAGGCACTTGATAACATCCTACCCTCTGCCCAGCTGATGATGGACAAG GCGATGGTTGCAGGTATACAACAGGCTCATGCAGAGCAACTTGCGAACATGAGAATCCAAGACCTCAAAGTCAGTCTCAAACCCCTTCACTCCGTCAACAACCCCATCCTGCGCAAAAGGAAATTGCTGGG CACTAAGCCGAAGGATGGTGTTTACATCCATGACCCGGAGAATGGAAGTAACGATTCCAATGTGGCTCTGGAAAAGCTCAGAGATGTGATTGCGCAGTGCATTCTACCGCAGGCTGGTAAAG GAGAGAATGAAGATGAGAAGCTGAATGAAGTGATGCAGGAGGCGTGGAAATATAATCGGGAGTGTAAGTTGCTGCGAGACACTCTTCAGAGCTTCAGCTGGAATG gcagAGGATTCACAGATAAAGTGGATCGACTAAAACTGGCAGAAATAGTAAAACAAGTTATTGAAGAGCAGACAAACTCCCATGACTCTCAATAG